DNA from Streptomyces rishiriensis:
GCCGCCGCGTCGATGACCGCCTGCGCGTGCATGCGGCCGGGGTGGCGGGTCAGGCGCTCGATGGGACCCGAGACGGAGACGGCGGCCACCACGCGGTTGGAGGGGCCGCGGACGGGAGCCGACACCGAGGCGACGCCCGGCTCGCGCTCGCCGATGGACTGGGCCCAGCCGCGGCGCCGTACGCCCGACAGGGCCGTCGCCGTGAAGCGGGCGCCCTGGAGGCCGCGGTGCAGACGCTCGGGTTCCTCCCAGGCCATCAGGATCTGGGCCGAGGAACCGGCCTTCATCGTGAGCGTGGAACCGACCGGGACCGTGTCCCGAAGGCCGGACAGGCGTTCCGCCGCCGCCACGCAGATGCGCATGTCGCCCTGGCGGCGGTAGAGCTGCGCGCTCTCGCCCGTGATGTCGCGCAGATGCGTCAGCACCGGTCCGGCGGTGGCCAGGAGGCGGTCTTCGCCGGCCGCCGCGGCCAGCTCGGCCAGGCGGGGGCCGAGGATGAAACGGCCCTGC
Protein-coding regions in this window:
- the ndgR gene encoding IclR family transcriptional regulator NdgR encodes the protein MDNSSGVGVLDKAALVLSALESGPATLAGLVAATGLARPTAHRLAVALEHHRMVARDMQGRFILGPRLAELAAAAGEDRLLATAGPVLTHLRDITGESAQLYRRQGDMRICVAAAERLSGLRDTVPVGSTLTMKAGSSAQILMAWEEPERLHRGLQGARFTATALSGVRRRGWAQSIGEREPGVASVSAPVRGPSNRVVAAVSVSGPIERLTRHPGRMHAQAVIDAAARLSEALRRTG